The Danio aesculapii chromosome 8, fDanAes4.1, whole genome shotgun sequence genome window below encodes:
- the adora1b gene encoding adenosine receptor A1b — MPEDLSAAKALYMGMEVVIAVSSVIGNVMVVWAVKINKSLRDTTFCFIVSLALADIAVGALVIPLAITISIGLQTHFYSCLLVACTVLVLTQSSILALLAIAIDRYLRVKIPTSYKRVVTPKRAGIAVFMCWMVAFIVGLTPMLGWNNLHNLQRNGSIGPDLIVTCQFENVISMEYMVYFNFFGWVLPPLLFMLVIYSEIFYMIHKQLNKKVSSHSEPNKYYDKELKLAKSLALVLFLFAISWLPLHIMNCITLFFPTCEKPMFLIYIAILLTHGNSAVNPIVYAFRIKKFRTAFYRIWKQYFCCKEAPPPDSQPSERLDNNHYFAAVAVSPPEPALEHNV, encoded by the exons ATGCCCGAGGATCTCTCCGCGGCCAAAGCCCTTTACATGGGCATGGAGGTGGTGATCGCCGTGTCATCCGTGATTGGAAACGTCATGGTGGTTTGGGcggtaaaaattaataaatcccTGAGAGATACTACGTTTTGCTTCATTGTCTCACTGGCGCTCGCGGACATTGCAGTGGGAGCCCTGGTCATACCGCTGGCGATAACTATAAGCATCGGACTCCAGACTCACTTCTACAGCTGTCTGCTGGTCGCGTGCACGGTGCTGGTTCTGACCCAAAGTTCCATCCTCGCCCTTCTCGCTATAGCTATCGACCGGTACCTGAGGGTCAAGATCCCAACAAG TTATAAGCGAGTGGTCACTCCCAAACGAGCTGGAATTGCAGTGTTCATGTGTTGGATGGTGGCCTTCATAGTCGGCTTGACTCCGATGCTGGGCTGGAACAATTTACACAACCTGCAACGCAACGGCTCGATAGGCCCTGACCTCATCGTCACCTGCCAGTTTGAGAACGTCATCAGCATGGAGTACATGGTCTACTTTAACTTCTTCGGCTGGGTGCTTCCTCCTCTACTTTTCATGCTCGTCATTTACTCGGAAATCTTTTATATGATCCACAAGCAGCTGAACAAGAAGGTGTCCAGTCACTCGGAACCCAACAAGTATTACGACAAAGAACTAAAGCTGGCCAAGTCCCTAGCGCTAGTTCTTTTCCTGTTCGCAATTAGCTGGCTTCCCCTCCACATTATGAACTGCATCACGCTCTTCTTTCCGACATGCGAGAAGCCAATGTTTCTCATTTACATTGCCATTCTGCTCACGCATGGCAACTCCGCAGTCAACCCTATCGTTTATGCTTTTCGCATCAAGAAGTTTCGCACTGCCTTTTACAGAATCTGGAAGCAGTACTTCTGCTGCAAGGAAGCTCCGCCTCCTGATAGCCAGCCGAGCGAGAGACTGGATAACAACCACTACTTCGCTGCAGTCGCTGTTTCGCCTCCTGAACCTGCTTTGGAACACAACGTTTGA